In the genome of Deinococcus sp. YIM 77859, one region contains:
- the cas6e gene encoding type I-E CRISPR-associated protein Cas6/Cse3/CasE — protein MYLSRLILNERHPQARRDLGSGYAIHQSLRWAFPGAGEPGTPLPDGERVLWRNEGRGYLLVQSQTEPNWGALTERHPGYLETAETRLLHLSGVLTAGRHLRFRLQANPTVTRKDDRTGKPKRFALYGAREALAWLDRQGERGGFTVLRADILQTRTVCDRKPGSTRPLTLHAVTFDGLLQVEDPERLAHTVRQGIGHGKALGFGLLSLAGR, from the coding sequence ATGTACCTCTCCCGCCTGATCCTGAATGAGCGCCACCCGCAGGCTCGGCGCGACCTGGGCAGCGGCTACGCCATTCACCAAAGCCTGCGCTGGGCCTTTCCGGGTGCGGGCGAACCGGGTACCCCGCTGCCGGACGGCGAGCGCGTGCTGTGGCGGAACGAGGGTCGCGGCTACCTGCTTGTACAGAGTCAGACCGAACCGAACTGGGGGGCGCTTACGGAACGGCACCCCGGGTATCTGGAGACCGCCGAGACACGGCTTCTTCACCTCAGCGGGGTGCTGACAGCGGGACGGCACCTGCGCTTTCGCCTCCAGGCCAATCCCACGGTGACCCGGAAAGACGACCGCACCGGGAAGCCCAAGCGCTTTGCCCTGTATGGCGCCCGCGAGGCGCTGGCCTGGCTCGACCGCCAGGGGGAACGCGGCGGCTTCACCGTGCTGAGGGCCGACATCCTCCAGACCCGCACCGTCTGCGACCGAAAGCCGGGCAGCACGCGTCCCCTGACCCTGCACGCCGTGACCTTTGACGGCCTGTTGCAGGTAGAAGACCCCGAGCGGCTGGCCCACACCGTCCGTCAGGGGATCGGGCACGGCAAGGCGCTGGGCTTCGGCCTCCTGAGCCTCGCGGGGAGGTAG
- the cas1e gene encoding type I-E CRISPR-associated endonuclease Cas1e, whose translation MTEEGNAIIWKQQNLRELPKFRDGTSYLYLEHTRLEQDDRGLRAYHPEGMVGIPAASLGVLLLGPGTSVSHSAVKALSDTGCSLLWVGEQGVRLYASGIGETRSSTRLQRQVALWAHPASRQRVVRQMYAMRFPEGLPANLSLQQIRGREGARVRDAYARYSAAYGVKWDSRQYRRNDWDRTTPMNKAISTGTACLYGLAHAAILSCGYSPALGFIHTGKQLSFVYDVADLYKTEIVLPVAFQEAAHGPEDLERRVRTALRDHMTHLRLLERMVSDLLTLLDDCGPEDDPDSNDPGDLWDPEGNVQGGVNHARDDA comes from the coding sequence TTGACCGAAGAAGGAAACGCCATCATCTGGAAGCAACAGAACCTGCGTGAGCTGCCTAAGTTTCGTGATGGGACCAGTTACCTCTACCTCGAACACACCCGCCTTGAACAGGACGACCGTGGTCTGCGCGCCTACCACCCCGAAGGGATGGTGGGCATCCCGGCCGCCAGCCTGGGTGTGCTGCTCCTGGGTCCCGGTACCAGCGTCAGCCACAGCGCGGTCAAGGCCCTCTCCGACACGGGCTGCTCGCTCCTGTGGGTGGGTGAGCAGGGCGTGCGGCTGTACGCTTCGGGTATCGGCGAGACGCGCAGCTCTACACGCTTGCAGCGTCAGGTCGCCCTGTGGGCCCATCCGGCCAGCCGTCAACGCGTCGTCCGGCAGATGTATGCCATGCGCTTCCCGGAGGGGCTGCCTGCCAACCTGAGCCTGCAGCAGATTCGCGGCCGCGAGGGTGCGCGGGTCCGCGACGCCTATGCCCGCTACAGCGCTGCGTACGGTGTGAAGTGGGACAGCCGCCAGTACCGGCGGAACGATTGGGACCGGACCACGCCGATGAACAAGGCGATCAGCACCGGCACAGCCTGTCTGTACGGCCTCGCACACGCCGCCATCCTCAGTTGTGGCTACAGCCCCGCCCTGGGCTTCATCCACACCGGTAAGCAGCTCAGCTTCGTCTATGACGTGGCTGACCTCTACAAGACGGAAATTGTCCTCCCCGTCGCCTTTCAGGAAGCCGCGCACGGACCGGAGGACCTCGAACGGCGCGTTCGCACTGCCTTGCGCGACCACATGACCCATCTGCGGCTACTGGAGCGGATGGTCAGCGATCTCCTCACGCTCCTTGACGACTGTGGCCCAGAAGACGACCCAGACAGCAACGATCCGGGCGACCTCTGGGATCCGGAGGGAAACGTTCAGGGCGGGGTGAACCATGCTCGTGATGACGCTTGA
- the cas2e gene encoding type I-E CRISPR-associated endoribonuclease Cas2e, translated as MTLERVPPSLRGELTRWLIEVQTGVYVGQVSALVRDLLWDKCVQHARAGRCTQVYRANNEQGFAIRIHGEQDRTLVHLDGYTLVAVRDARHAQLSQEYGPPEELETL; from the coding sequence ATGACGCTTGAACGTGTCCCGCCCTCCCTGCGCGGCGAGCTTACCCGCTGGCTGATCGAGGTACAAACCGGCGTGTATGTCGGCCAAGTGAGTGCGCTTGTCCGCGACCTTCTGTGGGACAAATGCGTCCAGCATGCCCGCGCAGGCCGCTGCACGCAGGTCTACCGAGCCAACAACGAACAGGGCTTTGCTATCCGCATTCACGGTGAACAGGACCGCACGCTCGTTCACCTGGACGGCTACACCCTGGTTGCTGTCCGGGACGCTCGCCACGCGCAGTTGAGCCAGGAGTATGGCCCTCCCGAGGAGCTTGAAACTTTGTGA